One genomic segment of Lathyrus oleraceus cultivar Zhongwan6 unplaced genomic scaffold, CAAS_Psat_ZW6_1.0 chrUn0056, whole genome shotgun sequence includes these proteins:
- the LOC127112208 gene encoding transcription factor FAMA, protein MEKDNNYSAPPMPPCFNTLDYSLDQQYQQLTKYRVGETSGENNSGMVDNYLPQTQNSGGFYGTTNNSFDKMTFADVMQFADFGPKLALNRQESEIDNDPVYFLKFPVLNNKMEDQNLMLNQDGVGENGDRFKVLDNLRDQEETRVSDENNSVQLVQERNCALVQENSKKRKRPRTVKTSEEVESQRMTHIAVERNRRKQMNEHLRVLRSLMPGSYVQRGDQASIIGGAIEFVRELEQLLQCLESQKRRRLVGEAQSKQVGDSTQQQAPFFQQAPLPNEQMKIVEMESGLEEETAESKSCLADVEVKVLGFDAMIKILSRRRPGQLIKTIAALEDMQLIILHTNITTVEQTVLYSFNVKLASDTRFTAEDIASSVQQILSFIHANTSM, encoded by the exons ATGGAGAAAGATAATAACTATTCG GCACCACCCATGCCACCGTGTTTCAACACACTTGACTACTCCCTTGATCAACAATACCAGCAGCTCACGAAATATCGTGTGGGCGAAACTTCCGGTGAAAACAATAGCGGAATGGTGGATAATTACCTGCCTCAAACACAAAACTCAGGAGGCTTTTATGGTACAACAAACAACTCTTTTGATAAAATGACTTTTGCAGATGTGATGCAGTTCGCAGATTTTGGACCTAAATTAGCCTTAAACCGCCAAGAGTCCGAGATCGACAATGACCCGGTTTATTTTCTCAAGTTTCCTGTCTTAAACAACAAGATGGAAGACCAAAACTTGATGTTGAATCAAGATGGGGTAGGAGAAAATGGAGATAGGTTCAAAGTGTTGGATAATTTAAGAGATCAAGAAGAAACTCGGGTTTCTGATGAGAACAACTCGGTGCAGCTTGTGCAAGAGAGGAATTGTGCACTAGTGCAAGAGAACAGCAAGAAGAGGAAGAGACCGAGAACTGTTAAGACAAGTGAAGAAGTTGAGAGTCAACGCATGACTCATATTGCTGTTGAAAGGAATCGAAGGAAGCAAATGAATGAGCATCTTCGTGTCCTCAGATCCCTCATGCCTGGTTCATACGTTCAAAGG GGTGATCAAGCATCTATAATTGGTGGAGCTATAGAGTTTGTGCGAGAATTGGAACAACTTCTTCAGTGTCTAGAATCACAAAAGAGAAGAAGACTAGTTGGAGAAGCACAATCAAAACAAGTTGGGGATTCAACACAACAACAAGCTCCATTTTTTCAACAAGCTCCTTTACCAAATGAGCAGATGAAGATAGTTGAGATGGAAAGTGGACTTGAAGAAGAAACTGCAGAGAGTAAGTCATGTTTGGCTGATGTAGAAGTGAAAGTTTTAGGATTTGATGCAATGATTAAAATCCTTTCAAGAAGGCGGCCTGGACAGTTGATCAAGACCATTGCTGCCCTTGAAGATATGCAGCTTATTATCCTTCATACAAACATCACCACTGTTGAACAAACCGTTCTTTATTCATTCAATGTCAAG CTGGCTAGTGATACAAGGTTCACGGCAGAAGATATAGCAAGCTCCGTTCAGCAGATACTAAGTTTTATTCATGCAAACACTAGCatgtga